In Deltaproteobacteria bacterium, one DNA window encodes the following:
- a CDS encoding response regulator — translation MRTIETGTVLVVDDVPANLDITVRSLEREGIRCRTATGGLECLDVVGQEPIDLILLDLGMPVMDGWATLAALRERPAGRNIPVVLFTCHDNLSNRERAMCEGLVDFLPRPVSRARLVQTVRTHLGARARVKALDALDRRLQQEAVV, via the coding sequence ATGCGCACGATCGAGACAGGAACGGTATTGGTGGTCGATGATGTCCCGGCGAACCTCGACATCACCGTCCGATCGCTGGAACGGGAGGGCATCCGCTGCCGCACTGCAACCGGCGGCTTGGAGTGCCTGGATGTGGTTGGCCAGGAACCAATCGACTTGATCCTGCTTGATCTGGGCATGCCGGTGATGGACGGCTGGGCAACACTGGCGGCCTTGCGCGAGCGGCCAGCCGGCCGGAACATTCCGGTCGTCCTGTTCACTTGCCATGATAATCTGTCGAATCGCGAGCGAGCGATGTGCGAGGGGCTGGTGGACTTCTTGCCCCGCCCGGTGTCGCGGGCTCGTTTAGTGCAAACTGTGCGCACCCATCTCGGCGCTCGCGCGCGGGTTAAAGCGCTCGATGCGCTCGACCGCCGCTTGCAGCAGGAAGCCGTGGTCTAG
- a CDS encoding glutathione S-transferase N-terminal domain-containing protein, with product MIDLYTANTPNGWKVSIMLEELGLPYNVRALRLHENEQKEPWYLALNPNGRIPTIVDHDNDDLVVFESGAILIYLAEKTGRLLPSDPKQRSEVLQWLMFQMAGVGPMQGQAHVFFRYAPQQIEYAIKRYQDETTRLYRVLDTRLRDHEYLAGEYSIADIATWPWVRIYFWAGIEIDDMPNLKRWLGQIRTREAVDRGIAVPGKEEPESGRKWLEKFRAEGR from the coding sequence ATGATTGATCTCTACACCGCCAATACACCCAACGGCTGGAAGGTCTCGATCATGCTCGAAGAGCTCGGGTTGCCGTATAACGTGCGGGCGTTGCGGCTGCACGAGAACGAGCAGAAAGAGCCTTGGTATTTGGCGCTCAACCCCAACGGCCGCATCCCGACCATCGTTGACCACGACAACGATGACTTGGTTGTCTTCGAGTCCGGCGCCATCCTCATATACCTGGCCGAGAAGACCGGCCGGTTGTTGCCGAGTGATCCGAAGCAGCGCTCGGAGGTGCTCCAGTGGTTGATGTTCCAGATGGCCGGAGTCGGCCCGATGCAGGGGCAGGCGCACGTCTTCTTCCGTTACGCGCCGCAGCAGATCGAGTACGCCATCAAGCGCTATCAAGACGAAACCACCCGGCTCTATCGTGTCCTCGACACCCGCCTGCGCGATCACGAGTATCTCGCCGGCGAATACTCGATCGCCGACATCGCCACCTGGCCGTGGGTACGCATCTACTTCTGGGCCGGCATCGAGATCGACGATATGCCGAACCTGAAGCGGTGGCTGGGTCAGATCCGGACTCGCGAGGCGGTCGACCGCGGCATTGCGGTACCTGGCAAAGAAGAGCCCGAGTCCGGGCGCAAGTGGCTGGAGAAGTTTCGCGCCGAGGGCCGGTAA